DNA sequence from the Phycisphaerae bacterium genome:
GCTCGGCGGGGTGCGAGCCGGTCAGGGCGATGCAGGACATGCCCGCGCGGTGCGCGGCCTCGATCCCTGATGGCGCGTCTTCGATGACGATGCAGCGCGACGGCTCGAGGTGCATTCGCTCGGCCGCAAGTTGAAAGACTTGCGGATCGGGCTTGCCGCGCTGCACGTCTCGACCGGTTACGATTCCGCTGAGGTAGGGATGCAATCCCATCTCCGCGCAGACGAGTTCGATATTCTCCCGCGGTCCGGAGGAGCCGACGGCGATGCGCATGCCGGCCGAATGCAGGCGGCGCACGGCATCGTGCGCGCCGGGCATGACAGGGACATGGCCGCGAATGAGATCGCGGTAGATCGCCTCCTTGCGATCGTCGAGGCGTCTGATTTCGTCGGGCGTCTTGGGGCCGAGCACCGCGGAGATGATATCGGCGCTGGTGCGGCCGAAGACGGCGGTGAAGCGTTCGTCAGGGATGTCGCCCGCGCCGATCTCCCGCGCAAGGCGTTGCCAGCTTTCGAGGTGCGCGGCCCCGCTATCGACCAGCACGCCGTCCATGTCGAAGATGATTCCAATGGGGGGCATGGTTTGTGGCACCCGCCGCGGCGCGTACGGACACAGGCTAAGAGCCTGTGCCGCAAAGATAGAAGCCGGAATCTACGCGGCGTGGGCGGCCTTGGCACCGCGGGCCATTTCGACGAGGGAGTCGAACGCGGCCGAGTCATGTATCGCGATCTCGCTGAGCATCTTGCGGTTCAGATCCACGCTGGCCTGCTTGAGACCGGCGATGAAGCGGCTGTAGGAGATGTCGCGGGCGCGGCAGGCGGCGGTAATCCGCGTGATCCACAGCGAGCGGAAGTCTCGCTTGCGGGCGCGGCGGTCGCGATAGGCATAGACACCGGCGCGGGTAACCGTGTCGCGGGCGGACTTGAGCAGCTTGCTCCGCGCGCCGTAGTAGCCCTTGGCCGCCTTGAGGATGCGGTTGACCTTCTTTTTATGTGCGACGTGTCCCTTGGTGCGTGGCATGGTGGTGCTCCTACGCCTGCAAAGCGCGAATGATCCTCTTCGCCAGCGGCGGGTTGTTGAGGGTCGCCCGACCGCGCAGCTTCTGTTTGCGATTGCCCGACTTGCCGCTCATCAGGTGACCGGCGTTGCCTTGCTTGTATTTGACCTTGCCGTTTGCCGTGACGCGGACGCGCTTGGCGAGGCCTTTGTGGCGTTTCATTTTCGGCATAGCGGGTGCTCCAGTAGATGTTTTCAGCGCCACATGGCGAGCCCCAAAAGATAGTGGAAATTGGGGAGACATGCAAGATGCGGGGGACACTGGGAAAACGCATAAAAGTGCGGAGGCGCCAAAGGACAGGGGGGAACGTACCGGCCGTAACCCTTGTTTGCTGATGCCCTTGCGCGCGGTCGGGCAGTTGCCTGTCTTTCGCTTTGGCAGGTCAGTGGTAACCTATGTGGCGGTTATGCCATTAGGTCTGGCAGCCGAGGGCGGCTGCTTTACATCTAACAGGAGAATCCCATGGCGCAGGCAATCAAGAGCGTGGATGTGTACGCGGTGGACATCATGAACCGGCCGGGCACGTTGGCCCGCGTGCTGGAGGCGCTGGCGGCGGGCGGGGCGAACCTGGATTTCGTCATCGCCCGGCAGGTGAACGACAACACCTCGCGGGTGTTCGTTGCGCCGCTGAAAGGAGCGAAGCAGCTTCGCGCCGCGGCCGATGTCGGCCTGACCAAGGCCAGGGGAATGTACGCGATCCGCGTGACCGGGCCGGACAAAGCGGGGCTGGGCGCGGCGATCACGCGGGGGATCTCGGCGGCGGGGATCAACATCCGTGGCCTGTCGTCAGGATCGATTGCGAAGAAGAACGTGTGCTACATCGCGTTTTCCTCGGCGGGGGATGCGAAGCGGGCGGCGGGGGCGATTAAGAAAGCGATGAGAAGGAAGGCTTGAAGCGTCGCATAGGAGCCCCTAACAGGCCTGGGACTAGGGAACATCCACAGAGAGTGCAGGTGTGGAATTGGGGACGCATGGTGAGTACTTAGGGCTGACTTAGTAACGCGTCGGTGTGCGGTTGAATATCCTCCCCATCATTGATGTCGTCGTCGTTCGTGTCGGCCAAACACCGATCCGCGTCCGTGGCGTCCATGTCCTCCAGGAGGACCGCAACGAAATCGTCGATCGGTAGCGCCGGCGTATAGCCCGAACTCGCGAAAAACGCATCGCGAAACTCCCGCCAGTCTTCGCAATCCACGTCGCCGTCGCCATCGGAGTCTCCACGCTCACATTCCGGTCCGATGACGCCCTCCGGACCGGTGAAGCACAGGCGGAACTGATCGAAGTCCGGCGCGTCGACATCGAAATCGCCGTCGAAATCGCCGAACATCAGGACCGGGATGTTGAGCGGAATCTTCCGCGTATCCGTCCGCGCGGACTGATCCACGATGTGGAAGATCGGCTTGAAGAGCCCGGTCGCCGTCGGCGTTCCGGAGACGAGGCCGCTGCTGCTCAGCGAGATTCCCGGCGGCAGTTCCGAGAGTTGTACTTCGACCGAGTCCGCGTTGGTCAAGGCCGCATCACCGTCGTAGTTGAACAGAGTGTAGGTCGCGTTGTCGCCCAGCGATACGCCGACGGTCGGGGTCATGCCCGTATTGCCGGCACCATAGTGCATCTGAATCCGGCCGTCGTCGAAAAGGATCGCGCTGCAATTGGCTGGCGCGCCGCCCGCCCGGACCGTCCCCTGCCAGCGGATCGTCACCTGGCCGGTGACCGTCGTGTCAATGAAGATGTCACCGCCGACCACGTTAGTTTTGAGGTCGTCCCACATGACCGCGATGCGCTTGTTCGCGGCGAGCAGGGTAGTGCTGTTGGTGTACGTCGCCCCGTCATACGGGCCGAAGTTGATCCAGCCGTCCGTCGCGATCTTCACATTGGTGTAGGGTTGCCCATAAAAGGGGAATGCAAACGGCAAGACATAGTCAAAGGCGGCGTCGTCGGCCTGCCAGCCCTGGCCCGTGCCGACGGCGGCGAATTGGCTCGCGCCTAACGACTCTTCGCCGTACTCATCGTCCAACAATGTCCACGTCAGGGGCAAGTCTCCACCAACGGCTTCGAGTTGCTCCGGCCCGTACGACACTTTGAGTTCGCCGTCCGGCAACGTGGCGGTCGTGATCTCCGGATCGCCGGTTCCCTGAAGCACCATGATGTTGTCGAGGGCGATGCCGTCGGTGGGGACGGGATTGTTGTCGTACTGCTGGAAACGAATGCGGAAAGTCGTGTTGTACGCAATACCAGCGCCGGCGGCCGCCGCGTCCAGGTCCAGCAAGACCGTCTGATACGTGCCCGTTCCCTCGGTGAGATGGGCGATCCGATGCCACGCCACGCCGTCGGCGCTGATCGCCACGCCGTCGCCGTTCGCCGACGTCGTAAAGGTCGCGGGAAGGGTATTCGACTCGTCGCCGAATTCCTTCCACGAGTATTGGAGCAGGACGTTGGACTGTCCGGTGAGATTGACGACCAGCGTCAATTCATTGTTCCCAAACGACGAACTGGCCGCCGAATCCAGGAGCGCGTGGTAGGTACCGATCGGGCCGTCCGACGTCGCAATGCGAATCCGCCCGGTGGAGGTCGATTTCAGCGTCCAGTGGTTCACCAGCGGCGAGCCGCCCTCGAAATCTTCCGTGAACGGGAACGCGGCGGGGTTCAGGACCGTAATGCTCGCCGTTGCGGCGTTCGATTCGATCTGCCCGTCGTCCGCGCGGAACAGGAACGTATCCACGCCGCCGAAGCTGATGTCGGGCGTATAGGTGACGACGTTGCCGCCTGCCAAAAGCGTATAGGGTACGCTGACAATCGCCCCGCCATTCGGATCGCTGAGCGAGCCATCGGCCGGTAATGAGACGATCCTGTACGCTAGAGGATCCAATTCGGGATCGCTCGCCGGCAGTGCGAGATTAACGGCATTGCCCGTTGCCGTGGTGGCAACGATGTTCTGCGCGAACGGCGGCTGGTTAGTCGGGATCGAGCCGATGGCCCAGATCGCCACGTCGTCGATGTTCCAGCCGCTGAAATTGGTGTTCGAGTCAGTAGGTCCCATTCCCCAACGGACCAATACGAACGGCTCGTCGTCGGCGACGGCGCCGATGATGTAGGACTGCTGGCTCCACGCCGCCTCCTCAAGATCGCTCGTGCCGTTGGTAAAGACCGTCGTCCAGTTGTCGCCGTCCGTCGAGACCTGAATGGTGGCCTTGTCGAATGCGGCGTTCTCGACGCCCAGCCAGCGGGCGAATTTGAGCGTGACGCGCGTGAGACCCGTGCAATTGAGCGGCGGCATCGTCAGGTACTGCGCCGGCAATAAGTCCGGATAGGCCCCGGCGAGGTTGTAACCATAGACACTCAGGCCGGTGAAGCCGGTCGTCGGATCACCGTCCGCGCCGCCCGGTTGCCCAAAGGCCCATTGCCCTTCGGCGATCCAGCCCGGGTCGACGTCCAGCGGGTAGTTGTAGATCGGAACCGGCGTACCGATGGTCAGCTTGACCGTGGCAGTGTTCGAATCGAGCGCACCGTCGTTGGCCTTGTATGTGAAAGAATCCGGTCCCTGGTAATTCGTCGCCGGGTTGTATTGGAGGATGTTGCCGTTGCTCGCGACGGTATGCGGCACGCTGGCGATCGGGCCGGAATTAGGGTCAACCAGTTGACCGTGCGACGGCAGCGACGTGATGACCATCGACAAGGTCGTCGCCGGGTTCGGATCGGTCGCCAGCAGCGTCACGACGGCCGTGACGTTCTCGGCAGTATCGAACGATCGGTCCTTCGCGACGGGCGGGAGCGGCCCCTGCGCCGCGACGGTGATGCGCACGTCATCGATAAACCATCCGTCGCGCTGGTAGATGCCGTCGCTGGTCAACCGAAAGCGAACGTAAATCGGCCGTCCTGCAAAGGGCGTCAGGTCATACGCTCGCCGCGTCCAGTCGTAGTCGCCCCCCGTATCGCCATCGACGAGTCCCAGGAGATTGCCGCCGCTATCGACGACTTCGACCCGGCAGGAATCGTAATACGTCTCGAGCAAACACCAGTCGTGGTAATCGAGAATAACCGGAGCCGTAACGCCCGTGAGATTGAGGAGCGGCGTCTGGAGGTAGGCGTCCGTGCCGGCGTCGTAGGTGTAGGTCAGATCGGTGCCCCAGCACTTGTTTCCGCCGATGGCGCGAACCCCGCGCGTGCCGGCCATGGGCCCGCTCCCGGCGACGGCCTGGCTGAACGCGGCGTTGACGGCCGTCGGCGTGCCGCGCTGCCACTCGTCGTTGGTCCCGCCATGCGTCCAGCCGGGATCGGCGCCCTCGCTGTTGTCGAAGAGCAGGTCGATGCCGTCGCGGATCAGGTGCGTCTTCGCCCCGAAGCCGTAGCGGTTGAGGGCGCTCCGCGGATACGCGGCGTAAAAGAACGCCCCCGAGGCAGCGCCCGCGTCAACGTAGACGCCCGCCGCGCCGATGTACACGACCGTCACGACCGGTGTCACGACATCGCTCACGTTGTACGTCGCGCCGTCCGTGGGCATCCAGTTGAACGGCTTGTCGGATTTGACCAGGATGCTGTCGGCGTAGTCGTTGAGCGGCGTGCTCCAGGTCAAGGTGATGTCGCTGCCAATCGGTGTTGCCGACATGG
Encoded proteins:
- a CDS encoding HAD family phosphatase, coding for MPPIGIIFDMDGVLVDSGAAHLESWQRLAREIGAGDIPDERFTAVFGRTSADIISAVLGPKTPDEIRRLDDRKEAIYRDLIRGHVPVMPGAHDAVRRLHSAGMRIAVGSSGPRENIELVCAEMGLHPYLSGIVTGRDVQRGKPDPQVFQLAAERMHLEPSRCIVIEDAPSGIEAAHRAGMSCIALTGSHPAERLDHADKVIESLSALTPDVVHAVKVPDNTHDR
- the rplT gene encoding 50S ribosomal protein L20, whose amino-acid sequence is MPRTKGHVAHKKKVNRILKAAKGYYGARSKLLKSARDTVTRAGVYAYRDRRARKRDFRSLWITRITAACRARDISYSRFIAGLKQASVDLNRKMLSEIAIHDSAAFDSLVEMARGAKAAHAA
- the rpmI gene encoding 50S ribosomal protein L35 → MPKMKRHKGLAKRVRVTANGKVKYKQGNAGHLMSGKSGNRKQKLRGRATLNNPPLAKRIIRALQA
- a CDS encoding S8 family serine peptidase; amino-acid sequence: MKLNSTPRWAFITAYVAMTCASTVGAGEPSPVETPAAAAYYYDAGGIHFVNVAESEFLVKPRISARRAAGSRPSQWPAKVAPANAEEFVVRMEERLERRDLHVVRGLSAAQIEQLSDVEYALPVVYRAESDVPLYQTNRIIARLRDGADERSLRAFADANGCDIQKAARGEGRYYITLRTARAVQPLTVAAALHEKQELVVYAEPDFFAPMVTYSPPVINDPLYLSMQWHLDGDVSKGALANSDINAEAAWDSDHGADAEGVSSVRVSVLDECVEKLHPDLFPNWAAGLDLDPVPPDDDPSPDAGQRHGTACAGVAVAKGNSIGVRGACPNCGLIGVKFFGATVSETADGFYFSVDPDDNGDHSDGAAIMSNSWGYGDGVFQPADVVASINYAATNGRNGLGCLVLFASANSDHTVNGVTAMAQLPTVMAVGGTNSNGVHTEFSDIGPEVGIATPTNDRGDDGVRFSWIDITTVDNTGTSGYNGIAGEPDYTNAFGGTSSATPLAAGVLGLIISQDPTMTAAQARAILQHTAVRIDEPYGRFDGVTGHSHRLGFGRADAGLAVAAANAGTRWPDRIKTMSATPIGSDITLTWSTPLNDYADSILVKSDKPFNWMPTDGATYNVSDVVTPVVTVVYIGAAGVYVDAGAASGAFFYAAYPRSALNRYGFGAKTHLIRDGIDLLFDNSEGADPGWTHGGTNDEWQRGTPTAVNAAFSQAVAGSGPMAGTRGVRAIGGNKCWGTDLTYTYDAGTDAYLQTPLLNLTGVTAPVILDYHDWCLLETYYDSCRVEVVDSGGNLLGLVDGDTGGDYDWTRRAYDLTPFAGRPIYVRFRLTSDGIYQRDGWFIDDVRITVAAQGPLPPVAKDRSFDTAENVTAVVTLLATDPNPATTLSMVITSLPSHGQLVDPNSGPIASVPHTVASNGNILQYNPATNYQGPDSFTYKANDGALDSNTATVKLTIGTPVPIYNYPLDVDPGWIAEGQWAFGQPGGADGDPTTGFTGLSVYGYNLAGAYPDLLPAQYLTMPPLNCTGLTRVTLKFARWLGVENAAFDKATIQVSTDGDNWTTVFTNGTSDLEEAAWSQQSYIIGAVADDEPFVLVRWGMGPTDSNTNFSGWNIDDVAIWAIGSIPTNQPPFAQNIVATTATGNAVNLALPASDPELDPLAYRIVSLPADGSLSDPNGGAIVSVPYTLLAGGNVVTYTPDISFGGVDTFLFRADDGQIESNAATASITVLNPAAFPFTEDFEGGSPLVNHWTLKSTSTGRIRIATSDGPIGTYHALLDSAASSSFGNNELTLVVNLTGQSNVLLQYSWKEFGDESNTLPATFTTSANGDGVAISADGVAWHRIAHLTEGTGTYQTVLLDLDAAAAGAGIAYNTTFRIRFQQYDNNPVPTDGIALDNIMVLQGTGDPEITTATLPDGELKVSYGPEQLEAVGGDLPLTWTLLDDEYGEESLGASQFAAVGTGQGWQADDAAFDYVLPFAFPFYGQPYTNVKIATDGWINFGPYDGATYTNSTTLLAANKRIAVMWDDLKTNVVGGDIFIDTTVTGQVTIRWQGTVRAGGAPANCSAILFDDGRIQMHYGAGNTGMTPTVGVSLGDNATYTLFNYDGDAALTNADSVEVQLSELPPGISLSSSGLVSGTPTATGLFKPIFHIVDQSARTDTRKIPLNIPVLMFGDFDGDFDVDAPDFDQFRLCFTGPEGVIGPECERGDSDGDGDVDCEDWREFRDAFFASSGYTPALPIDDFVAVLLEDMDATDADRCLADTNDDDINDGEDIQPHTDALLSQP